One genomic segment of Mytilus galloprovincialis chromosome 5, xbMytGall1.hap1.1, whole genome shotgun sequence includes these proteins:
- the LOC143074835 gene encoding uncharacterized protein LOC143074835, producing MHSFLICITGFLVCYVVAGENNDLTGDTAKLDENVEEDVLIRNKRQVPIQYRHQRFCDGSLARLSCPLHQVIVMKQGWYGGLSCAHPGQYFYVATATCGESVREKLSDLCAFENTCSFIVSQAVIGGGLTDCSEGHDRDIFVQYDCGEVVIAPAGPKGERGLPGPKGERGAAVPTP from the exons ATGCATTCCTTTTTAATTTGCATAACTGGTTTCTTAGTTTGCTATGTAGTTGCAG GCGAAAACAATGATTTGACGGGTGACACAGCTAAACTTGACGAAAACGTAGAG gaaGACGTACTGATTCGTAATAAGAGACAAGTCC CTATACAATATAGACATCAACGTTTCTGTGATGGAAGCCTGGCTCGCCTGTCTTGTCCTCTCCATCAAGTAATTGTAATGAAGCAAGGTTGGTACGGTGGTTTAAGTTGTGCACATCCTGGTCAATATTTCTATGTGGCCACGGCAACATGTGGTGAGAGTGTAAGAGAAAAGCTGTCAGATCTATGCGCTTTTGAGAATACATGTAGTTTTATTGTTAGTCAAGCTGTGATTGGTGGAGGACTAACAGATTGTTCCGAGGGTCATGACAGAGATATATTTGTTCAGTATGATTGTG GAGAAGTTGTGATAG CACCAGCAGGACCAAAGGGAGAACGTGGACTACCTGGTCCAAAAG GTGAAAGAGGTGCCGCAGTG CCGACACCATAA